In Lactuca sativa cultivar Salinas chromosome 5, Lsat_Salinas_v11, whole genome shotgun sequence, the DNA window TTAGTTAACCAACTAAGTATTTAATAGAACATTAAATGctaagtaaggacaaaactgtcattttattatataaagttagtgataattaatgtttttcttaatctgtgtgttttttgtctgtggacaataatattggaaCGGAGGGAGTATTAGAGtagactaggtgtgagacccgtgtattacacgggttgattaaaaagcTTAAATACAAGGTATAGACATTAagtattttctaaattaaaattttgaaataaatataaataaaatgatgaaTAAGTAATTCAatctataataataaaaaatcattatcatgttttaaaTAATCATGTTGAATATGAATGTTTAAaaattaagtattttttaaagtaaactggaccatttatatattttgtgttgattaatctaaactaataaaACTAATTAATATAAATTCATAAATGGAATTCATTGATATATTACTAGAAATAAGAATTCACAAATGGaaggtttattatatatattaattcACATTAATTAGTATGAGGTGACATTTAATAGAtggaaattaaataaaaatgaaaaaaatataaaaatgacaagtggaaaataaataattcaaaaactcttagaaaatgacatgtgtcaaattcagtgagaacatgacatttgtcaaaattatctttatttattagggtagattttgggggaaatgaatagtataacaccaaatatggtgttatactattcatttcccCCAAAATGGGAATGAACTTTGAATTGTCGGTTTTACTTCCTCgttttacatatttatatatttgtgGTTTTTTTTATCTTAGTTCGAAAAATTGAATATGTTTTTTGGGATAAAAATGGAGTATTcctattttttaagaaaaaaataaaaatgagtcGGAGATACTCTAaccatgaaaaaaataaaaatgggtCGGTCTAACCATGAAAATGTATATAAGTTTAATGCAATTTGACATTTACACAAGCTTGGTTGACTGCAAGGGTCAATCGACTCGTTTCTACTGTGTCTAGAGCCCCATTCTCCCACCTTACCAATCGCCTCAACATCACTCTCCGGTCTCCATACCTCTTTCTCTCCCTGTATATAAATTAATTCGCCATCTCATCTTGCTCAAGATAAAATATCCCAACTACTTTGGAAGATTTCTTCAatcaattttcacaaaaaccGAAGATTAATGGGTGGCTTTGATATGGAATCGTTGGTGGATGCAACAGCAGGGGCGATTGGATCTCTCGCTAGCACTACTATCTTATACCCTTTAGATACCTGCAAAACCAAGTACCAAGCTGAACTACGCACCCCTAATCTCAGAAAATACAGGTTTTCCTTTTATTTCCCAGTTCATCCTCATACGCTTTCGTTGATTCTTTCTGTGATCAGTGATCTCGATTTTGCCTTGTATTTTATGCCAACGGTTGATGGTTTTGAGTTTCTCACGATTCTGAGTAGATTGACTGGTTTATAGACGAAAGTATGGAGCTATGAATTGAATTATGTTTCTTAATTATATCTCAAACTTGATAACAAACCCTAAAAGAAATGTTATTGGTGGATATTCCTACTATGCAAATGTTGCTTATTATACATATTTGCTACAGGAACCTTTCAGATGTTCTCTGGGAAGCAATTCGTAAACGTCAAGTTCTTTCTTTGTATCAAGGCCTAGGGACAAAGAACCTGCAATCGTTCATTTCATCATTCATATACTTTTATGGGTATAGCTTCTTTAGGAAGCTGCATATGGAACGTTCTGGATTTAAATCTGTTGGAACAAAAGCTAACTTGATTATAGCTGCTGTTGCTGGTGCTTGTACAGTTGCAATAACCATGGTTAGCCCTCAATTATAAACACAAGAAAtaccaatgtactttcattttatttatgtattatagcatcctactttctttTTATTGCATTTAAtcctaataataacaataaaactaTATAAATGTGAGATGTTTTTTTTTCAGCCTTTGGATACAGCTGCATCAAGGATGCAAACAAGTGACTTTGGGAAGTCCAAAGGTCTAATAAAGACCCTCTCAGAGGGAACTTTGGGAGAGGCATTTGATGGACTTGGCATATCGATTCTGCTTACTTTAAATCCAGCAATTCAGGTAATTTTGTCAAATGATATGTATgtggagggcatttacgtcttttgtaCAAACTGTTTTATCTTAAGATAACACCATGAAAACACAAATGatgatgaattaatttaattttttaatttttgtagtACACTGCATTTGATCAACTGAAAGAAAGATTACTGGAGGGTAAGTTGGGAAATCCACAATCCCTTTCTGCCCTTTCGGCTTTTCTGTTAGGGGCAGCATCAAAATGTGTGGCTACCTGCTTGACTTACCCTGCTATCAGGTAAATTCTAAATAAGTaatggaatggaatcacaaaggAATGGAATGGATGATTCCATTCCGTTTTCATGTTTGGTTGACTCGAAGGAATGGAATGAGTGAATAACAAACTATGTCAGTAACATAAAAAATCAAATATGTGGGTTCTAATTCAAAGTTGATATAAATTATGTTACAGATGTAAGGTGATGATTCAAGCTGCAGAATCAAGTGAAGATAgagaagaggaatcggaaatgGAATCAAGAAAAACGGTATCTGGGGCATTACATGCTATATGGAATAAGGAAGGATTTCTAGGGTTCTTCAAAGGGTTAAGAGCCCAAATTCTAAAGACTGTTTTAAGTTCAGCATTGCTTTTAATGATAAAGGAAAAGATCACAAAGAGCACATGGGTATTGTTTTTGGCAATAAAGAGATTCTTGGTTTTAAGCATGAGTAGGTTAAAAAGCTCTTAGTAAATAAGAATGTTGTAATAAGGGCCAAACATGGTCTAGTGATTTTAGGTTTTTTTAATTGTATGGAATTTTATTTTAAACATTGTGATGCTTGACTAGATAATATATTGTGTAACTATGTAGTTATTACATAAATTTCTATAGTATCTTTAGCCAATAACCTAAGGCAAAATgcaagaaattacaatgtaaaatGTGTGTTTCTTATGAAGGAATTTGGTATGAATGAATGAAATGGGCAAAATTAGTGAAATTAGTAAGGTGATAGAAATTATCATTAGAAATAATCATTATATTATCATTTTTTATTGGCTCGAATTAATGGAATGGAATGAATTATTATTCAGtagtttattattaataaatataactaAATAAAGTAAAAGTTGATAAGTAaagataaaaaatttattttataaacatattagtcaagtaattataaattataaattgttaaataaattgcatctaaaatattttattttgtttaaaataCCTATTTTGTGTATTAGAAatagtttaaaaaatatatttgtgaTCTAAAGAAAtgttacaaaataaaataaaaaaaatttttaaaaaaaaaaaaaaaaaaaaaaaactagatatgataaaattttaaaatataagtacaaTGAAATACTTctatttatgttttgaaattttaaaaaagattaatatttatttaaaattacatgaataatatttatatcattctATTTCTTAAAAAGAACCCTCTCCTACCGAAtaaaaatcatcccaaaaaaaTGACTCATATTTGGTGAggaactagattatgacccgcgttaaacgcggagaacataaattaaatacatattaCATCAATAGGTGACATTGTCTTaggtgaaattttaataaaaaatgtttgttagattatttttagactttttgaaccaaacttattaaataaaaatatttaatatttatattagagtAATTTAGTTTtttaatacaataatttttaacataaatgatccacgtgatctttgttttatcacaaCATGATGCGACTTCTTGATTAAAACATATTGTGTAGTAGCGTTATGAATTGACTTTGTCAGGTGTACCAACCTCCATGGAGGCTTACATGACTTTTCATATTGGCCCTGTAAAACCAAAAGCAACAATAAGTTATTATATGTACCAGCAACATTAAATTTTGCAAAGAATTTTGATAAAGATTACAGTTTAAGTGcattgtcataaccataaacaTCAAATCAGATATTTTAATTTGGTAAATTTATAAAGTACTTTTTCCTTATaagaattaaaatatgatttttcaggcTACACCCGATCACATATATCTTCTAATCAAAGAAATTAttacaagaaaaaaaacatgttatgaacaaaaatataatattaatttcataatttaccaaatgttaacactaataaataataatgactttTCACAAATTTTGCATTTTCATCACTGCATCCAACTAACAAATGAAATTCAGTTTAGAGAAATGATTCAAGAAGTGCAtccatgtaacagcccggattcccaggtattattcatttatttattttggtgatttgtgaggagactcggcgaattggagcctagactcgccaagtatgatcgcgggttcgcgtccggactcggcgagtccacgctgtttaatgaaaccctaatttctcgggtttgaggcatatttaaagggccttatggtcgtcatttgcactcatcagtccccagagtgaaaccctagagcgattgaatgattcaagtgagggaaggagccattattgatcttggagttgttgtctagcaaggaaataggagatctagccaagaggaagcaagagaggggtggattcttgaagatttgaggtccagaacatcacaactGAGGTACAATCTCGAATCATTCTATGTTATtatgatgttcatgtagatttagggcttttgaacccatttgtggctagatctagtgtcctcatggtcccttagcgagttaaggtcctggatctagacccatagaggtccagagcacctctttaccaaagctttatatgcatctatggaggttttggcttgggatcaatgtatttgaggctaaaacaccattcatgagctattcaatgcttgatgagcatcaagacttggactttatgtggccaataagcttaaggagactggatctatgagttagtgaagcagatctgacctcagaaggtcgtttggggttgtgcatggaatgcactcgccgagtccattccccaaactcggcgagttggtgcgggttgttcaacgattatgaaccaggggttgagtaaccgagtcgggcgagtgactcggtgagtcggaagagattcagagggatcgggttcccgtaggaactcggcgagtcgggttgaccgttgaccgttgaccgttgactagtgttgactggtttgacttcgtggtattagtcagccagagtcgagtagtattaagtagaaatacgcttgtgttgtaggaggacgatagctcgggagatcgagcactagtgattacgagatttacgagttaccgagacacgcgaggtgagtcttctcactatacattaccttgagtggtatttcgagttgaccagagggtcttatgtgttatgtatgagattatgtgttgtcttagagatttcgtgctatgtgttatttgtatgttgtatggttaaatagaccgggccggagggcccaacgattccgaccgggccggagggcccaacgattctgaccgggccagagggcccaatgagctgtaactggaccggagggtccgacgagctacgggactggagggtcccgccgagacatctagaccagagggtcggttttagccttgagtggcgtatttgtggtatgtggtattttgggaactcactaagcaattatgcttacagttgttgtgtttgatgtctcaggtaccagcgaggaccgtgggaaggcgacggcttgacacgtacacactcaTCGATGGAGTTTATTttgtgtagagatcttgggatttgttttgaaaacaatattgattatggatttgaaattgtgatgtgatacattatgtgattttgaaaacgaaaaattattttgaaaatttacggtgttacaatccATGACTTTTTGTAGCCAAATTTGGAGAAATGCGAAGACCTACCAAGATATGAAGGAACAGTCTATAAGGCTACAAATGGTTTCTGGAGGGCAATACAAATTCAAAATCGTTAGCACATATTTTTCATACCTGCTTCAATTATTaaatttagatcaaacttgtcaaaatcaaattacaaaaaaaaaaaaaaaaaaa includes these proteins:
- the LOC111882925 gene encoding peroxisomal adenine nucleotide carrier 1 is translated as MGGFDMESLVDATAGAIGSLASTTILYPLDTCKTKYQAELRTPNLRKYRNLSDVLWEAIRKRQVLSLYQGLGTKNLQSFISSFIYFYGYSFFRKLHMERSGFKSVGTKANLIIAAVAGACTVAITMPLDTAASRMQTSDFGKSKGLIKTLSEGTLGEAFDGLGISILLTLNPAIQYTAFDQLKERLLEGKLGNPQSLSALSAFLLGAASKCVATCLTYPAIRCKVMIQAAESSEDREEESEMESRKTVSGALHAIWNKEGFLGFFKGLRAQILKTVLSSALLLMIKEKITKSTWVLFLAIKRFLVLSMSRLKSS